Part of the Bacillus sp. THAF10 genome is shown below.
GTTCCTTAACAGTACGCAGTAGCAACAAAGTTTACAAAAACAGCCTTTACTTATTATTTTCTACCGCTCCCTCCGCAGCAGGAGCAAGTTTCTGATCCACCAAGTAGTAGTTGAAAATATCCTTTACCAGAGCAATACGGGCAATCCTTTTTATCTGTTTGCAGTTGATTATTCATTCCTTATCCCTCCAGATGATTAGTCTTAAAACAGAAGCTAATTTATCTAATTTTCTGATAATATATCACCTTTTATGAAGGAGTGAAAGGGACGAAAACAGCTAAAAAAACCGATGTAAGCGAATACATCCATTTCAATCTATTTAAATCTTCCTTTTTCGTAAATTTACAGAATTATTAGAAAAATAATTTATAGCTACTATATTGAAACACATCACCTGGATTCATGCTTTTCGTTTCC
Proteins encoded:
- a CDS encoding YuiA family protein, which codes for MNNQLQTDKKDCPYCSGKGYFQLLLGGSETCSCCGGSGRK